Proteins encoded by one window of Salvia splendens isolate huo1 chromosome 7, SspV2, whole genome shotgun sequence:
- the LOC121742053 gene encoding regulator of MON1-CCZ1 complex-like isoform X1 has product MTYQASDKPSIFLGDNLKNVNLHNMTGESSSSALSYSSGSNALSHVYIQYPPLRCHVPASRSLFYDDGNKLILALTPNQVFSWKTATYNPYAAPSSDQISEGPVLSIRYSLDLKLLAIQRSSHEIQIWNKDTGDTFSQKCRPESESILGFFWTDCPTCDIVFVKTSGLDLYTYGTESRNLQLVQTKKQSISWYIYTHESRLVLLASGMQCKSFTGFQLSSAGIIRLPKFEMVMAKPEANSNPILAAEDVHIITVYGRLYCLQFDKVAMLLRLYRFYRDAVVQQGSLPVYSDRIAVSVVDNVLLVHQAEAKVVIVYDIYADSKVPISAPLPLCLRGYSRASVASFHTSTKTSGASESKNLSATEETIYGDQWQFLVPDLVLDVSNGSLWKISLDLEGISASSSEVQLILEFLQRRKLDAEKAKQLSLAIVRTIILERKPVPMVARAMDVLLAAYSQAIKTGSYNKRSITEEISPSNAPNAAVGETITGTDVSRSINQEPKSVTQKDSSNRSIVATSESDGSIEKTETGDLLEPGLLGGEDLPAGTSQTHGPTNNQLNSSATQRKQSAVTSSAATSPADFYSHVFSPIVEEMMGDGSYLTAIIAEFLRSCSLEKLKVYPNTYVLLVQILARDERYAELELFIMNKIIEHSKEVALQLLDSGRQNQQIRKLGQDILRQLSLHHDYVLLLVQDGYYLEALRYARKNKVTTVRPSLFLEAAYVSKDPQHLAAVLRFFSDFIPGFKSSPDHNTYHRFVAELNSSVTG; this is encoded by the exons ATGACATATCAAGCGAGTGATAAGCCTTCAATTTTCTTA GGTGACAACCTTAAGAACGTGAACTTACATAATATGACTGGAGAATCATCTTCTTCTGCTCTTTCGTACTCCAGTGGATCTAATGCACTGTCTCATGTTTATATTCAATACCCACCTCTAAGATGCCATGTTCCTGCATCAAGGAGTTTGTTTTATGATGACGGTAATAAACTGATTCTGGCTCTGACCCCTAATCAG GTATTTTCATGGAAAACTGCTACATATAATCCTTATGCTGCTCCCTCATCTGATCAAATAAGTGAAGGACCAGTCCTTTCTATTCGATATTCATTGGATCTCAAGCTTTTGGCTATTCAACGATCAAGTCACGAGATCCAAATTTGGAACAAAGATACTGGAGATACTTTTAGTCAAAAGTGTAGGCCTGAGTCAGAAAGCATTCTGGGGTTCTTTTGGACTGATTGTCCGACCTGTGATATTGTTTTTGTGAAAACAAG TGGGCTGGATTTGTACACATATGGTACTGAGTCCCGGAACCTCCAGTTGGTCCAGACTAAGAAACAGAGCATCAGTTGGTATATCTACACTCATGAAAGCAGGTTGGTACTGCTTGCGTCAGGAATGCAATGCAAAAGTTTTACTGGTTTTCAG CTCTCATCTGCGGGAATAATCCGCTTACCTAAGTTTGAGATGGTGATGGCCAAACCTGAGGCGAATAGTAACCCTATTCTTGCTGCTGAAGATGTCCATATTATCACCGT GTATGGCAGGTTATATTGCCTGCAGTTTGATAAAGTTGCTATGCTACTTCGCTTATATAGGTTCTACAGAGATGCTGTAGTACAACAG GGTTCTCTGCCAGTTTATTCGGATAGAATTGCTGTGAGTGTTGTAGACAATGTTTTACTAGTTCATCAAGCGGAAGCAAAAGTTGTCATTGTATACGATATATATGCAGATTCAAAAGTACCAATTTCTGCCCCGCTTCCACTATGTTTGAGAGGATATTCTAGAGCTAGCGTTGCGTCTTTTCATACTTCTACCAAAACTTCTGGGGCGTCAGAGTCCAAAAATTTGAGTGCCACTGAAGAAACTATCTATGGAGATCAGTGGCAATTTCTTGTACCTGATCTTGTTCTTGATGTTTCTAATGGGTCTTTGTGGAAAATCAGTTTGGATTTGGAG GGAATTTCAGCTAGTAGCTCAGAAGTTCAACTTATTCTTGAATTCTTACAAAGAAGGAAACTGGATGCAGAAAAG gctAAACAGTTGTCTCTGGCGATTGTGCGTACCATTATTTTGGAAAGGAAGCCTGTGCCTATGGTTGCCAGGGCTATGGATGTCTTACTTGCAGCATACTCACAAGCAATCAAAACAGGAAGCTATAATAAGAGAAGCATAACAGAAGAAATTTCACCATCAAATGCTCCTAATGCAGCTGTTGGTGAGACCATCACTGGAACTGATGTGTCTAGAAGCATCAACCAAGAACCCAAAAGTGTCACTCAGAAAGATTCTTCTAACAGGTCTATCGTGGCAACTTCAGAGTCAGACGGATCTATTGAAAAAACAGAAACAGGGGATCTGTTGGAGCCTGGTTTGTTAGGTGGTGAAGATCTTCCTGCTGGGACTTCTCAAACACATGGGCCTACTAACAACCAGTTAAACTCTAGTGCTACTCAAAGAAAACAATCTGCAGTCACTTCTTCAGCTGCTACTTCACCTGCAGATTTTTACAGCCACGTGTTTTCTCCAATAGtggaagagatgatgggagaTGGATCTTATCTGACAGCGATAATTGCTGAGTTTCTTCGAAG TTGTAGTCTGGAAAAATTGAAGGTCTATCCCAATACCTATGTCTTGTTGGTGCAAATCCTGGCCCGGGATGAGCGTTATGCTGAACTTGAATTGTTTATCATGAACAAG ATTATTGAGCATTCCAAAGAAGTAGCACTTCAACTTCTGGACTCTGGACGTCAGAACCAACAAATTAGGAAGCTGGGCCAGGATATCCTCAGACAGCTCTCGTTGCACCATGACTATGTTTTACTCCTTGTACAAGATGGCTATTACCTTGAGGCTCTTCGCTATGCACGGAAGAACAAG GTGACAACCGTTCGGCCCTCTTTGTTTCTGGAAGCAGCATATGTTTCTAAAGATCCACAACATCTAGCTGCAGTTCTCAGGTTCTTTTCTGATTTCATTCCTGGCTTCAAGAGCAGTCCTGACCACAACACATATCATCGTTTTGTTGCTGAGTTAAATTCCTCAGTTACCGGATAG
- the LOC121742053 gene encoding regulator of MON1-CCZ1 complex-like isoform X2 yields MTGESSSSALSYSSGSNALSHVYIQYPPLRCHVPASRSLFYDDGNKLILALTPNQVFSWKTATYNPYAAPSSDQISEGPVLSIRYSLDLKLLAIQRSSHEIQIWNKDTGDTFSQKCRPESESILGFFWTDCPTCDIVFVKTSGLDLYTYGTESRNLQLVQTKKQSISWYIYTHESRLVLLASGMQCKSFTGFQLSSAGIIRLPKFEMVMAKPEANSNPILAAEDVHIITVYGRLYCLQFDKVAMLLRLYRFYRDAVVQQGSLPVYSDRIAVSVVDNVLLVHQAEAKVVIVYDIYADSKVPISAPLPLCLRGYSRASVASFHTSTKTSGASESKNLSATEETIYGDQWQFLVPDLVLDVSNGSLWKISLDLEGISASSSEVQLILEFLQRRKLDAEKAKQLSLAIVRTIILERKPVPMVARAMDVLLAAYSQAIKTGSYNKRSITEEISPSNAPNAAVGETITGTDVSRSINQEPKSVTQKDSSNRSIVATSESDGSIEKTETGDLLEPGLLGGEDLPAGTSQTHGPTNNQLNSSATQRKQSAVTSSAATSPADFYSHVFSPIVEEMMGDGSYLTAIIAEFLRSCSLEKLKVYPNTYVLLVQILARDERYAELELFIMNKIIEHSKEVALQLLDSGRQNQQIRKLGQDILRQLSLHHDYVLLLVQDGYYLEALRYARKNKVTTVRPSLFLEAAYVSKDPQHLAAVLRFFSDFIPGFKSSPDHNTYHRFVAELNSSVTG; encoded by the exons ATGACTGGAGAATCATCTTCTTCTGCTCTTTCGTACTCCAGTGGATCTAATGCACTGTCTCATGTTTATATTCAATACCCACCTCTAAGATGCCATGTTCCTGCATCAAGGAGTTTGTTTTATGATGACGGTAATAAACTGATTCTGGCTCTGACCCCTAATCAG GTATTTTCATGGAAAACTGCTACATATAATCCTTATGCTGCTCCCTCATCTGATCAAATAAGTGAAGGACCAGTCCTTTCTATTCGATATTCATTGGATCTCAAGCTTTTGGCTATTCAACGATCAAGTCACGAGATCCAAATTTGGAACAAAGATACTGGAGATACTTTTAGTCAAAAGTGTAGGCCTGAGTCAGAAAGCATTCTGGGGTTCTTTTGGACTGATTGTCCGACCTGTGATATTGTTTTTGTGAAAACAAG TGGGCTGGATTTGTACACATATGGTACTGAGTCCCGGAACCTCCAGTTGGTCCAGACTAAGAAACAGAGCATCAGTTGGTATATCTACACTCATGAAAGCAGGTTGGTACTGCTTGCGTCAGGAATGCAATGCAAAAGTTTTACTGGTTTTCAG CTCTCATCTGCGGGAATAATCCGCTTACCTAAGTTTGAGATGGTGATGGCCAAACCTGAGGCGAATAGTAACCCTATTCTTGCTGCTGAAGATGTCCATATTATCACCGT GTATGGCAGGTTATATTGCCTGCAGTTTGATAAAGTTGCTATGCTACTTCGCTTATATAGGTTCTACAGAGATGCTGTAGTACAACAG GGTTCTCTGCCAGTTTATTCGGATAGAATTGCTGTGAGTGTTGTAGACAATGTTTTACTAGTTCATCAAGCGGAAGCAAAAGTTGTCATTGTATACGATATATATGCAGATTCAAAAGTACCAATTTCTGCCCCGCTTCCACTATGTTTGAGAGGATATTCTAGAGCTAGCGTTGCGTCTTTTCATACTTCTACCAAAACTTCTGGGGCGTCAGAGTCCAAAAATTTGAGTGCCACTGAAGAAACTATCTATGGAGATCAGTGGCAATTTCTTGTACCTGATCTTGTTCTTGATGTTTCTAATGGGTCTTTGTGGAAAATCAGTTTGGATTTGGAG GGAATTTCAGCTAGTAGCTCAGAAGTTCAACTTATTCTTGAATTCTTACAAAGAAGGAAACTGGATGCAGAAAAG gctAAACAGTTGTCTCTGGCGATTGTGCGTACCATTATTTTGGAAAGGAAGCCTGTGCCTATGGTTGCCAGGGCTATGGATGTCTTACTTGCAGCATACTCACAAGCAATCAAAACAGGAAGCTATAATAAGAGAAGCATAACAGAAGAAATTTCACCATCAAATGCTCCTAATGCAGCTGTTGGTGAGACCATCACTGGAACTGATGTGTCTAGAAGCATCAACCAAGAACCCAAAAGTGTCACTCAGAAAGATTCTTCTAACAGGTCTATCGTGGCAACTTCAGAGTCAGACGGATCTATTGAAAAAACAGAAACAGGGGATCTGTTGGAGCCTGGTTTGTTAGGTGGTGAAGATCTTCCTGCTGGGACTTCTCAAACACATGGGCCTACTAACAACCAGTTAAACTCTAGTGCTACTCAAAGAAAACAATCTGCAGTCACTTCTTCAGCTGCTACTTCACCTGCAGATTTTTACAGCCACGTGTTTTCTCCAATAGtggaagagatgatgggagaTGGATCTTATCTGACAGCGATAATTGCTGAGTTTCTTCGAAG TTGTAGTCTGGAAAAATTGAAGGTCTATCCCAATACCTATGTCTTGTTGGTGCAAATCCTGGCCCGGGATGAGCGTTATGCTGAACTTGAATTGTTTATCATGAACAAG ATTATTGAGCATTCCAAAGAAGTAGCACTTCAACTTCTGGACTCTGGACGTCAGAACCAACAAATTAGGAAGCTGGGCCAGGATATCCTCAGACAGCTCTCGTTGCACCATGACTATGTTTTACTCCTTGTACAAGATGGCTATTACCTTGAGGCTCTTCGCTATGCACGGAAGAACAAG GTGACAACCGTTCGGCCCTCTTTGTTTCTGGAAGCAGCATATGTTTCTAAAGATCCACAACATCTAGCTGCAGTTCTCAGGTTCTTTTCTGATTTCATTCCTGGCTTCAAGAGCAGTCCTGACCACAACACATATCATCGTTTTGTTGCTGAGTTAAATTCCTCAGTTACCGGATAG